In Bdellovibrionales bacterium, the genomic stretch ATGGTCGGCGCCACCAATGTGGGAAGCATGAGTTTTAGTTTTGATAAGTCGGTCGTCACCAATGAATACCCCTTTAAAAATCGTCGTCTTCAGATTGATTATCCGTCCCCGATTTCGGTGAACACAGGAGATGAGCTCGGCACCTTCAATTTAGGAAGCACCGTCGTATTGCTCACAGAGTCCACTTTGAACTGGCCCCTTCAAGATCCCAAGCGCGTAAAGATGGGCGAATCCCTTTAGCGCCAATCCTCGACCATGGTGGGTATCTCATTGTCGCATATTTAGAATTTTTTGTCCCTGACCGATGAGAACTCTGAGTTATTAAGGAGTTCGCTATGAAGATATTTTTGGCTATTTTGACCGGCATTATTTTTGTGGGATGTTCTTCTTCGTCGAGTCAGCGTTCTCCTGCGAGCCGAGCGGGTCGCCCTTATTCGGAGCCCAAAACAATGAATCGTCATTCTATGGACACTGAGTCCTTATTCCAAGCCTGTCTTCGCGAATGGCCGGAGCTTTACTGTCGCAACAGAATGGGCCGATAGTCCGCGCTGAAATCCTGCTAAAATTTGACTTTAAAAGTAATCCCGAGCACTATTCCAGGCGATGAGTGCTGTGTCCCGCAACTTACAGTGGTTTCTATTAGGTTTTGTTTCGGCGTTGGGCTGTTTGGTCCTCGTCGTTTGCGCGATCTTCTATTTCTTTTCTCCTTTGGTCAAATTTGACGAATCCACAGGCACTGTTTCGCTCTTGGGCGGGGCCATGGATATCGAGGCCAAAACGATGATCACAGAGCTGTCGAAGGATAGCTCCTTTGTTTTTGGCGCGATCGAAGGGGTGAGCGAAATGAGCGAGGCCACCGAGACTCTGCAGATTAAATTTAGCTCCGGCGAAATTCACGTGGATTACAATCGGACGACGGAATTGAATTGGGACTGTGATGGAGCTGGTAAGGGAGCGCAGATTATCGGAGACGAAAATAAAAAAACTCTCACTTTAGATTTGCGGGGTGCCTTCGTGGATTGTGACATCTCCG encodes the following:
- a CDS encoding DUF4097 family beta strand repeat-containing protein, which translates into the protein MSRNLQWFLLGFVSALGCLVLVVCAIFYFFSPLVKFDESTGTVSLLGGAMDIEAKTMITELSKDSSFVFGAIEGVSEMSEATETLQIKFSSGEIHVDYNRTTELNWDCDGAGKGAQIIGDENKKTLTLDLRGAFVDCDISVPHKALEIYGQSGKIDVENIETELDVSLASGEVNLGLLQSLKYKMDLSVGDGDVNSEIEAFKSGDGIPLSVDM